In Microplitis mediator isolate UGA2020A chromosome 2, iyMicMedi2.1, whole genome shotgun sequence, a single window of DNA contains:
- the LOC130664130 gene encoding rho guanine nucleotide exchange factor 28 isoform X2, producing MEKRQEGLAPFSSDECPNSGEDSDEDVITDYLGSEITDCSHVSVVNGELARMNLDDGSHTNAEYTKDNPDIVMSETGEDQRHPDPPRFEVNIRNQNPLVPIISVTPHSPGLAKHYPVLEDNLQQLHEIHNSIQRMRDLTLCTLGYGNRLLQNEQLQRLSSSCPSLCPLSLSGIKGRTGDRGGPGPGSDPDLANCSTNSSPTHFPNNAAQLPPSMLGVDRRRSWTDLEETRHRHRCQVQNHLQAQNMRQRSISLSSLDSEMDLESDGKSRSPCAGVTNRSCRSQTSTHSLNEADLVQIDLQKLAVKRGNQRSTETSNLLPGVTGSRLPLQKSISTPSIITPPGQTLLAESGSRATPSLAARLERNEKGSGSETETEDLHTAHSHHHPFHEDLIRQDSANVQASLDELMTDGTAYDDQHSEKTRRKRGSLFFRKKKDKSGKKPSPQSHHWITMNTGTQGTVVCDICMKQLSNKTIIQCEICGATVHQNQACRDQASTECSKTKSTKGAIKSISNVSIASSVGHVKRGSTASLPPSSSSGTTKEITTKKTVTSYSPWRRVATKLGVNQIISEEKDGDTGHRDIVSGWEEFDFGDDVHLLTISDIEGLDPELKLGGDEPDSWSASIGRSEALRLVDNNDREVKRQEHIYEFVLTEKHHCLVLLAMDRIFAEGLRRHFRLGAADLERMFPRLRDLIDIHLRFLLKLRKRQSANPVVPTIADILVDQFSDENSSRMTSAYGEFCSRHRDAVDTYKYYLRLDARFARFVKLCQTNPLLKKKGIPECILFVTQRLTKYPLLVEPLIKTGTVNEEKENLRQALNLVKQILGDVDACVADKEREDRKLEIYNRIDAKSFAHHRGVKFKKSDLMAFNRVLKFEGTAYLMQGRGKMVPVTVVVLSDVLLFLAETRDQKYAFFVPDNKAGVVSLQKLLVREKAGQESRSIYVISSSPSEPEMFELKVQKPKDKHLWITAIRSAVEACPQDYENDALDEGSIGDIPGTRSSSASTLSIDERQRIAKAKETHILRIISELRKKDTEQALLLEEKMALQMRLVYEASEGNENDNEAEKTERNENTPDYTRLCRGDGSDSSQVWQEVVVAVQEATRLASSLSYGAGGGSLSRSLSSAGERHSEAYIPPALCIPRRAETFAGFDNNNKERYPWRDSAALHSVMTPPKTSEFVKETENKKEGDAHEVNRDQQLAAIRLSHYIYTLLCIISNQMTTIDSLHAQLAACKDGGGKSTNSRPNPNRQLEELRNLQDQLSREKAAFRAATQQERKELSEERAELTRLREQVAAEQLDVTNQRDQLYRRLEALERSGVVTTPTVCSNATHVSHVSQSSDTLQSRKSLPDAKRIPLNLISATNQQKAPSNLPPVKQQLPLKLASGTNNNSTRSASTGSNNSPDRHSRTSSSPAAVVTSSAYSSPELGHNHYLHHHQHQHQHQHHNNGNHSLLSLSSSLSPNRSARTTRSSAESYHQQPQPQQQQPLAPQPHQQRAEPQQPLEEEVIFF from the exons ATGGAAAAACGACAGGAAGGACTCGCTCCGTTTTCatcag aTGAGTGCCCCAACAGCGGAGAAGACAGTGACGAAGATGTGATAACGGATTACTTGGGCTCGGAAATAACAGATTGCAGTCATGTGTCTGTCGTTAATGGTGAGTTGGCGAGGATGAATCTTGATGACGGCAGTCATACCAACGCTGAATATACCAAAGATAATCCGGATATCGTCATGTCTGAGACCGGAGAAGATCAACGTCATCCAGACCCCCCGAGGTTCGAAGTTAACATTCGCAACCAGAATCCGCTGGTTCCTATTATCAGCGTGACTCCTCATTCTCCGGGTCTAGCAAAGCATTATCCTGTTCTAG aaGACAATCTCCAACAGCTTCATGAAATTCACAACAGTATTCAGCGAATGCGCGACTTGACACTTTGCACCCTAGGGTACGGGAACCGTTTGCTGCAGAACGAACAATTACAGCGACTAAGTTCATCATGTCCATCACTCTGTCCTTTGAGTTTGTCAGGCATCAAAGGACGTACTGGTGATCGTGGTGGTCCTGGTCCTGGTTCAGATCCCGATCTTGCTAATTGTTCGACCAACAGTTCGCCGACGCATTTTCCAAATAACGCTGCTCAATTACCACCTTCTATGTTGGGCGTCGATCGACGCCGCAGTTGGACTGATCTTGAAGAAACTCGACATCGTCATCGGTGTCAAGTTCAAAATCATTTACAAGCACAAAatatg cgGCAACGCAGCATCAGTCTGAGTAGTCTAGATAGCGAAATGGACCTTGAATCAGACGGTAAATCACGTTCCCCTTGTGCAGGAGTTACTAATAGATCGTGTAGATCCCAAACAAGTACTCACTCACTCAACGAAGCCGACCTTGTTcag ATTGACTTACAGAAGCTCGCGGTCAAAAGAGGCAATCAAAGGTCAACGGAAACATCAAACTTACTACCAGGGGTCACAGGATCACGTTTACCccttcaaaaatcaatttccaCGCCATCAATCATCACCCCACCTGGACAAACTTTACTCGCCGAGTCAGGATCACGCGCAACCCCCTCCTTAGCTGc ACGACTTGAAAGAAACGAGAAAGGTAGTGGAAGTGAGACTGAGACTGAGGACCTCCATACAGCCCATAGTCATCACCACCCATTCCACGAAGACTTAATACGTCAAGATTCCGCTAATGTTCAAGCCTCTCTCGACGAGCTTATGACCGA TGGAACGGCTTACGATGATCAGCACTCGGAAAAAACACGTAGGAAGAGAGGCTCATTATTTTTCCgtaagaaaaaa gacAAGAGTGGGAAGAAACCTAGTCCGCAGTCCCATCATTGGATAACAATGAATACTGGGACTCAGGGAACTGTTGTTTGCGATATTTGCATGAAACAGCTCAGCAATAAAACCATTATACAGTGTGAAA tttgcGGAGCGACAGTACATCAGAACCAGGCATGCCGCGATCAAGCGTCGACGGAATGTTCAAAGACAAAGAGTACCAAAGGTGCTATTAAATCAATATCAAATGTTTCAATAGCTTCGAGTGTAGGGCACGTAAAACGCGGCTCGACGGCTTCCCTGCCGCCCTCAAGCTCTTCTGGCACCACCAA GGAAATAACCACCAAGAAAACAGTGACGAGCTACAGCCCTTGGCGGCGTGTTGCCACCAAGCTCGGAGTCAA tcaaATAATCAGCGAGGAAAAAGACGGAGATACTGGACATCGAGATATTGTTAg cGGATGGGAAGAGTTTGACTTTGGAGATGACGTACACTTGCTGACAATCAGCGACATTGAGGGGCTGGATCCTGAATTGAAGTTGGGCGGAGATGAACCAGATTCTTGGAGCGCGTCGATTGGCCGTAGCGAAGCGTTGAGACTTGTTGACAATAATGACCGTGAAGTAAAACGTCAAGAGCATATTTATGAATTCGTGCTTACAGAGAAGCACCACTGTCTTGTACTACTGGCGATGGACAGAATATTTGCCGAAGGATTGAGAAGACATTTTCGTCTGGGCGCGGCAGATCTCGAACGAATGTTCCCGCGGCTGCGTGATTTAATAGACATACATTtgcgttttttattaaagttacGCAAACGTCAAAGTGCTAATCCTGTTGTGCCGACAATAGCTGACATACTTGTTGATCAGTTTTCAGATGAAAACTCGTCGCGTATGACCAGCGCTTACGGTGAATTCTGCAGCCGGCATCGCGATGCTGTTGATACTTACAAGTATTATTTACGGTTGGACGCAAGATTTGCACGGTTTGTTAAACTATGTCAGACTAATCCTTTGTTGAAAAAGAAAGGGATACcagaatgtattttatttgtaacgCAACGTTTGACAAAGTATCCATTGCTCGTTGAACCGTTGATAAAAACGGGTACAGTTAATGAGGAAAAAGAAAACCTACGGCAGGCATTAAATCTTGTTAAGCAGATACTCGGCGACGTTGATGCCTGCGTCGCTGACAAGGAACGAGAGGACAGAAAACTCGAGATCTATAATCGCATTGACGCCAAATCATTTGCTCATCATCGCGGcgttaaattcaaaaaatcagaTCTTATGGCATTTAATCGGGTTCTGAAGTTTGAGGGGACCGCGTATCTGATGCAGGGCCGAGGAAAAATGGTACCAGTCACCGTAGTAGTGCTGTCagatgtattattatttttagctgAAACACGAGATCAAAAGTATGCTTTCTTTGTACCTGATAATAAAGCCGGTGTTGTGTCATTGCAAAAGCTATTGGTCCGTGAAAAGGCTGGTCAGGAATCTCGTAGTATCTATGTTATCAGTAGCAGTCCCTCTGAGCCAGAAATGTTTGAGCTTAAAGTACAGAAACCAAAAGACAAACATTTGTGGATAACGGCAATACGTTCAGCTGTTGAGGCTTGCCCACAGGACTACGAAAATGACGCTCTTGATGAAGGCTCTATTGGTGACATACCCGGTACTAGGTCATCATCAGCCTCCACTTTGTCTATTGACGAACGACAGCGTATTGCTAAAGCCAAGGAGACTCATATACTGCGAATAATAAGTGAGTTGAGGAAAAAAGACACCGAGCAGGCGCTTTTGTTGGAGGAAAAAATGGCTCTGCAGATGAGACTGGTCTACGAAGCCAGCGAGGGCAACGAAAATGACAATGAGGCGGAAAAAACTGAGCGCAATGAAAATACGCCCGATTACACGCGACTCTGTCGCGGCGATGGTTCAGATTCGTCGCAAGTGTGGCAAGAG GTTGTAGTGGCGGTACAAGAAGCGACGCGTCTTGCAAGTTCTTTGTCATATGGAGCCGGCGGCGGTTCATTGTCACGAAGTTTGAGCTCTGCTGGTGAACGACACAGTGAAGCTTATATACCTCCAGCTCTTTGTATTCCACGGCGGGCAGAAACTTTTGCTGGGTtcgataacaataataaa GAACGATATCCATGGCGAGATTCAGCTGCGCTACATTCCGTTATGACTCCACCGAAAACAAGCGAATTTGTAAAAGAAacagagaataaaaaagagGGTGACGCTCATGAAGTAAACAGAGATCAGCAATTAGCCGCAATAAGACTTTCGCACTACATATACACATTACTCTGCATAATAAGCAATCAGATGACAACAATAGACAGCCTGCATGCCCAATTGGCAGCGTGCAAAGACGGAGGAGGTAAATCGACCAACAGCCGGCCGAATCCTAACCGTCAGTTGGAGGAGTTGAGAAACTTGCAAGACCAGTTGAGTCGCGAGAAGGCTGCGTTCCGGGCGGCCACCCAGCAGGAGCGGAAGGAGTTGTCCGAAGAGCGTGCAGAATTAACGAGACTGAGGGAACAAGTTGCTGCAGAGCAGCTGGACGTAACAAACCAACGTGATCAATTGTATCGACGACTCGAGGCATTGGAACGCTCCGGTGTCGTAACAACTCCAACTGTTTGTTCAAATGCAACTCACGTGTCACACGTCAGTCAGTCCAGCGACACTCTTCAGTCACGCAAGTCGTTGCCCGACGCTAAGAGAATACCCTTGAACTTAATCAGTGCTACTAATCAACAGAAAGCACCAAGCAATCTTCCACCTGTTAAACAACAATTACCACTTAAACTCGCCAGCGGTACCAACAACAATAGTACAag GAGTGCCAGCACCGGATCTAATAACAGCCCGGATCGTCACTCAAGGACGAGTAGTAGCCCCGCCGCAGTGGTCACCAGTTCGGCCTACTCATCTCCAGAATTGGGTCACAATCATTATCTCCACCATCATCAACATCAGCATCAGCACCAGCATCATAACAATGGAAACCACTCATTACTATCATTATCCTCATCCTTATCACCTAATCGCTCGGCTCGCACTACCCGGTCATCAGCGGAATCATATCACCAGCAGCCGCAACCCCAGCAGCAACAACCGCTGGCACCGCAACCACATCAACAGCGTGCAGAGCCGCAGCAACCACTCGAAGaggaagttatttttttctga
- the LOC130664130 gene encoding rho guanine nucleotide exchange factor 28 isoform X5 — MEKRQEGLAPFSSDECPNSGEDSDEDVITDYLGSEITDCSHVSVVNGELARMNLDDGSHTNAEYTKDNPDIVMSETGEDQRHPDPPRFEVNIRNQNPLVPIISVTPHSPGLAKHYPVLEDNLQQLHEIHNSIQRMRDLTLCTLGYGNRLLQNEQLQRLSSSCPSLCPLSLSGIKGRTGDRGGPGPGSDPDLANCSTNSSPTHFPNNAAQLPPSMLGVDRRRSWTDLEETRHRHRCQVQNHLQAQNMRQRSISLSSLDSEMDLESDGKSRSPCAGVTNRSCRSQTSTHSLNEADLVQIDLQKLAVKRGNQRSTETSNLLPGVTGSRLPLQKSISTPSIITPPGQTLLAESGSRATPSLAAGTAYDDQHSEKTRRKRGSLFFRKKKDKSGKKPSPQSHHWITMNTGTQGTVVCDICMKQLSNKTIIQCEICGATVHQNQACRDQASTECSKTKSTKGAIKSISNVSIASSVGHVKRGSTASLPPSSSSGTTKEITTKKTVTSYSPWRRVATKLGVNQIISEEKDGDTGHRDIVSGWEEFDFGDDVHLLTISDIEGLDPELKLGGDEPDSWSASIGRSEALRLVDNNDREVKRQEHIYEFVLTEKHHCLVLLAMDRIFAEGLRRHFRLGAADLERMFPRLRDLIDIHLRFLLKLRKRQSANPVVPTIADILVDQFSDENSSRMTSAYGEFCSRHRDAVDTYKYYLRLDARFARFVKLCQTNPLLKKKGIPECILFVTQRLTKYPLLVEPLIKTGTVNEEKENLRQALNLVKQILGDVDACVADKEREDRKLEIYNRIDAKSFAHHRGVKFKKSDLMAFNRVLKFEGTAYLMQGRGKMVPVTVVVLSDVLLFLAETRDQKYAFFVPDNKAGVVSLQKLLVREKAGQESRSIYVISSSPSEPEMFELKVQKPKDKHLWITAIRSAVEACPQDYENDALDEGSIGDIPGTRSSSASTLSIDERQRIAKAKETHILRIISELRKKDTEQALLLEEKMALQMRLVYEASEGNENDNEAEKTERNENTPDYTRLCRGDGSDSSQVWQEVVVAVQEATRLASSLSYGAGGGSLSRSLSSAGERHSEAYIPPALCIPRRAETFAGFDNNNKERYPWRDSAALHSVMTPPKTSEFVKETENKKEGDAHEVNRDQQLAAIRLSHYIYTLLCIISNQMTTIDSLHAQLAACKDGGGKSTNSRPNPNRQLEELRNLQDQLSREKAAFRAATQQERKELSEERAELTRLREQVAAEQLDVTNQRDQLYRRLEALERSGVVTTPTVCSNATHVSHVSQSSDTLQSRKSLPDAKRIPLNLISATNQQKAPSNLPPVKQQLPLKLASGTNNNSTRSASTGSNNSPDRHSRTSSSPAAVVTSSAYSSPELGHNHYLHHHQHQHQHQHHNNGNHSLLSLSSSLSPNRSARTTRSSAESYHQQPQPQQQQPLAPQPHQQRAEPQQPLEEEVIFF; from the exons ATGGAAAAACGACAGGAAGGACTCGCTCCGTTTTCatcag aTGAGTGCCCCAACAGCGGAGAAGACAGTGACGAAGATGTGATAACGGATTACTTGGGCTCGGAAATAACAGATTGCAGTCATGTGTCTGTCGTTAATGGTGAGTTGGCGAGGATGAATCTTGATGACGGCAGTCATACCAACGCTGAATATACCAAAGATAATCCGGATATCGTCATGTCTGAGACCGGAGAAGATCAACGTCATCCAGACCCCCCGAGGTTCGAAGTTAACATTCGCAACCAGAATCCGCTGGTTCCTATTATCAGCGTGACTCCTCATTCTCCGGGTCTAGCAAAGCATTATCCTGTTCTAG aaGACAATCTCCAACAGCTTCATGAAATTCACAACAGTATTCAGCGAATGCGCGACTTGACACTTTGCACCCTAGGGTACGGGAACCGTTTGCTGCAGAACGAACAATTACAGCGACTAAGTTCATCATGTCCATCACTCTGTCCTTTGAGTTTGTCAGGCATCAAAGGACGTACTGGTGATCGTGGTGGTCCTGGTCCTGGTTCAGATCCCGATCTTGCTAATTGTTCGACCAACAGTTCGCCGACGCATTTTCCAAATAACGCTGCTCAATTACCACCTTCTATGTTGGGCGTCGATCGACGCCGCAGTTGGACTGATCTTGAAGAAACTCGACATCGTCATCGGTGTCAAGTTCAAAATCATTTACAAGCACAAAatatg cgGCAACGCAGCATCAGTCTGAGTAGTCTAGATAGCGAAATGGACCTTGAATCAGACGGTAAATCACGTTCCCCTTGTGCAGGAGTTACTAATAGATCGTGTAGATCCCAAACAAGTACTCACTCACTCAACGAAGCCGACCTTGTTcag ATTGACTTACAGAAGCTCGCGGTCAAAAGAGGCAATCAAAGGTCAACGGAAACATCAAACTTACTACCAGGGGTCACAGGATCACGTTTACCccttcaaaaatcaatttccaCGCCATCAATCATCACCCCACCTGGACAAACTTTACTCGCCGAGTCAGGATCACGCGCAACCCCCTCCTTAGCTGc TGGAACGGCTTACGATGATCAGCACTCGGAAAAAACACGTAGGAAGAGAGGCTCATTATTTTTCCgtaagaaaaaa gacAAGAGTGGGAAGAAACCTAGTCCGCAGTCCCATCATTGGATAACAATGAATACTGGGACTCAGGGAACTGTTGTTTGCGATATTTGCATGAAACAGCTCAGCAATAAAACCATTATACAGTGTGAAA tttgcGGAGCGACAGTACATCAGAACCAGGCATGCCGCGATCAAGCGTCGACGGAATGTTCAAAGACAAAGAGTACCAAAGGTGCTATTAAATCAATATCAAATGTTTCAATAGCTTCGAGTGTAGGGCACGTAAAACGCGGCTCGACGGCTTCCCTGCCGCCCTCAAGCTCTTCTGGCACCACCAA GGAAATAACCACCAAGAAAACAGTGACGAGCTACAGCCCTTGGCGGCGTGTTGCCACCAAGCTCGGAGTCAA tcaaATAATCAGCGAGGAAAAAGACGGAGATACTGGACATCGAGATATTGTTAg cGGATGGGAAGAGTTTGACTTTGGAGATGACGTACACTTGCTGACAATCAGCGACATTGAGGGGCTGGATCCTGAATTGAAGTTGGGCGGAGATGAACCAGATTCTTGGAGCGCGTCGATTGGCCGTAGCGAAGCGTTGAGACTTGTTGACAATAATGACCGTGAAGTAAAACGTCAAGAGCATATTTATGAATTCGTGCTTACAGAGAAGCACCACTGTCTTGTACTACTGGCGATGGACAGAATATTTGCCGAAGGATTGAGAAGACATTTTCGTCTGGGCGCGGCAGATCTCGAACGAATGTTCCCGCGGCTGCGTGATTTAATAGACATACATTtgcgttttttattaaagttacGCAAACGTCAAAGTGCTAATCCTGTTGTGCCGACAATAGCTGACATACTTGTTGATCAGTTTTCAGATGAAAACTCGTCGCGTATGACCAGCGCTTACGGTGAATTCTGCAGCCGGCATCGCGATGCTGTTGATACTTACAAGTATTATTTACGGTTGGACGCAAGATTTGCACGGTTTGTTAAACTATGTCAGACTAATCCTTTGTTGAAAAAGAAAGGGATACcagaatgtattttatttgtaacgCAACGTTTGACAAAGTATCCATTGCTCGTTGAACCGTTGATAAAAACGGGTACAGTTAATGAGGAAAAAGAAAACCTACGGCAGGCATTAAATCTTGTTAAGCAGATACTCGGCGACGTTGATGCCTGCGTCGCTGACAAGGAACGAGAGGACAGAAAACTCGAGATCTATAATCGCATTGACGCCAAATCATTTGCTCATCATCGCGGcgttaaattcaaaaaatcagaTCTTATGGCATTTAATCGGGTTCTGAAGTTTGAGGGGACCGCGTATCTGATGCAGGGCCGAGGAAAAATGGTACCAGTCACCGTAGTAGTGCTGTCagatgtattattatttttagctgAAACACGAGATCAAAAGTATGCTTTCTTTGTACCTGATAATAAAGCCGGTGTTGTGTCATTGCAAAAGCTATTGGTCCGTGAAAAGGCTGGTCAGGAATCTCGTAGTATCTATGTTATCAGTAGCAGTCCCTCTGAGCCAGAAATGTTTGAGCTTAAAGTACAGAAACCAAAAGACAAACATTTGTGGATAACGGCAATACGTTCAGCTGTTGAGGCTTGCCCACAGGACTACGAAAATGACGCTCTTGATGAAGGCTCTATTGGTGACATACCCGGTACTAGGTCATCATCAGCCTCCACTTTGTCTATTGACGAACGACAGCGTATTGCTAAAGCCAAGGAGACTCATATACTGCGAATAATAAGTGAGTTGAGGAAAAAAGACACCGAGCAGGCGCTTTTGTTGGAGGAAAAAATGGCTCTGCAGATGAGACTGGTCTACGAAGCCAGCGAGGGCAACGAAAATGACAATGAGGCGGAAAAAACTGAGCGCAATGAAAATACGCCCGATTACACGCGACTCTGTCGCGGCGATGGTTCAGATTCGTCGCAAGTGTGGCAAGAG GTTGTAGTGGCGGTACAAGAAGCGACGCGTCTTGCAAGTTCTTTGTCATATGGAGCCGGCGGCGGTTCATTGTCACGAAGTTTGAGCTCTGCTGGTGAACGACACAGTGAAGCTTATATACCTCCAGCTCTTTGTATTCCACGGCGGGCAGAAACTTTTGCTGGGTtcgataacaataataaa GAACGATATCCATGGCGAGATTCAGCTGCGCTACATTCCGTTATGACTCCACCGAAAACAAGCGAATTTGTAAAAGAAacagagaataaaaaagagGGTGACGCTCATGAAGTAAACAGAGATCAGCAATTAGCCGCAATAAGACTTTCGCACTACATATACACATTACTCTGCATAATAAGCAATCAGATGACAACAATAGACAGCCTGCATGCCCAATTGGCAGCGTGCAAAGACGGAGGAGGTAAATCGACCAACAGCCGGCCGAATCCTAACCGTCAGTTGGAGGAGTTGAGAAACTTGCAAGACCAGTTGAGTCGCGAGAAGGCTGCGTTCCGGGCGGCCACCCAGCAGGAGCGGAAGGAGTTGTCCGAAGAGCGTGCAGAATTAACGAGACTGAGGGAACAAGTTGCTGCAGAGCAGCTGGACGTAACAAACCAACGTGATCAATTGTATCGACGACTCGAGGCATTGGAACGCTCCGGTGTCGTAACAACTCCAACTGTTTGTTCAAATGCAACTCACGTGTCACACGTCAGTCAGTCCAGCGACACTCTTCAGTCACGCAAGTCGTTGCCCGACGCTAAGAGAATACCCTTGAACTTAATCAGTGCTACTAATCAACAGAAAGCACCAAGCAATCTTCCACCTGTTAAACAACAATTACCACTTAAACTCGCCAGCGGTACCAACAACAATAGTACAag GAGTGCCAGCACCGGATCTAATAACAGCCCGGATCGTCACTCAAGGACGAGTAGTAGCCCCGCCGCAGTGGTCACCAGTTCGGCCTACTCATCTCCAGAATTGGGTCACAATCATTATCTCCACCATCATCAACATCAGCATCAGCACCAGCATCATAACAATGGAAACCACTCATTACTATCATTATCCTCATCCTTATCACCTAATCGCTCGGCTCGCACTACCCGGTCATCAGCGGAATCATATCACCAGCAGCCGCAACCCCAGCAGCAACAACCGCTGGCACCGCAACCACATCAACAGCGTGCAGAGCCGCAGCAACCACTCGAAGaggaagttatttttttctga